Proteins from one Aspergillus nidulans FGSC A4 chromosome VIII genomic window:
- a CDS encoding uncharacterized protein (transcript_id=CADANIAT00001103), with protein sequence MSPNVFCPFCGVILAQDPHSSISGPESIPRHRRPWYAEIRGIVSPNSSAENITLTGIGTLHSGGVLIAPADSERSYVDTEVLYPVSIFGRSPVSWGFHNACWQLLYLRLCPLSEKEIARSVFDVLYNTPCREGSVFDFGHDYSGAVRTHKTHGQVEIGHEPVLYMDPCAIPSLDELENSGSMEAVSHFKLGIYEPRVFGSLSTELKHEILAYLSYRDPCNLPQSYWRSRFLLGQEADFMFLSLLEKRHWPRLYLGTRALLNSKSPPIVNRKRIRELIEHIAALVELYVAQPPLHGLPVWPEPGSDDCFVPTGKENSLLRVYSFFSGHSTARQAHETLQVGCRILHYRSEPIPIADRSRQQIIVSTIQVGERCFISGVRFANKDMASLIGYRHSTNETTIYSPDQTNIRTILVAFSSQGLAGISFTFSNSESSPWIGQSHGPEIALGNLSIAETHPCYLVAGLDSFKIVALGVAVVNSEPSPPVPRVHSHLWLPAVPHREGVDFSTLLPPQSTLPFAPLISIDFGAPQGQGLAELTRLIFCMGSGPNPMRGVKAVYANGMSRLFGSENGAELSFCIDGPHGERLTKIAILHRVDENSHNDELQCGKSSSLCGLQMSTNRGRTATLSTMESRLDAKVAIQELKKTKPGHDITGFIAIQVPPREAFLGLGIQCQPSLGPLQASAIMLKELYNPDAQLQQDNKFSIYIGTPSDSNYQTHATLLGVRKISASRGTHWGSRPCTCISGLKFDYYNGTSAVVGQWLDEFESLQLQPFEHVHSLDIWVTPARLTTSYRFLQQGWIAAVRFGTTLAQGVTFKPPGSDPLSVQHLHNGFGGGPRQELTAISWILNASHDRIRAVNSDESLKHTSLLLPEQYPPFDDVQKLYFENAITGRSPDWLVTAEACYKGDAILGLIFTYSSGARATIGDVVVVPDTSQTMHFSPASEFVGMSVRVRRRNILALQFELKTKRKPESDEQPTSDAPTEFKTVCFQRDDQPGTDEHCDDHEIRDRRSTWCKNTLSAETFTRKRVSDDVYAPPAGTRLVGLYVRCQHFECLGALYEPLNE encoded by the exons ATGTCTCCCAACGTCTTCTGCCCATTCTGCGGGGTCATACTAGCCCAGGATCCCCATAGTAGTATATCGGGGCCCGAGTCTATCCCCCGACATCGTCGCCCATGGTACGCTGAAATCCGGGGAATCGTGTCGCCAAACTCTTCAGCTGAGAACATCACCCTAACCGGAATTGGGACCCTCCACAGTGGTGGCGTCCTCATTGCCCCAGCCGACAGCGAGCGGTCATATGTGGACACAGAGGTGCTGTATCCCGTCAGCATCTTTGGCAGGTCTCCAGTCAGCTGGGGATTCCACAACGCCTGCTGGCAGCTACTCTATTTGAGACTTTGTCCTCTGtctgagaaggagattgccCGGTCGGTCTTTGATGTCCTCTACAACACCCCATGTCGCGAAGGATCCGTTTTCGACTTTGGCCATGATTACAGCGGCGCCGTGAGAACTCATAAAACGCATGGTCAAGTCGAGATTGGCCATGAACCGGTTCTGTATATGGACCCTTGCGCAATTCCATCACTGGACGAGTTGGAAAATTCCGGATCGATGGAAGCTGTCTCCCATTTTAAACTCGGCATTTATGAGCCTCGAGTTTTCGGCTCACTTTCTACAGAGCTCAAACACGAGATATTGGCGTACCTATCCTATAGAGAT CCTTGCAATCTCCCGCAGTCTTACTGGCGGAGTCGGTTCCTTCTCGGCCAGGAGGCCGATTTCATGTTCTTGTCACTCTTAGAAAAGCGGCATTGGCCGCGTTTGTATCTCGGGACGAGGGCACTCTTGAACTCGAAAAGTCCGCCAATCGTCAACCGCAAGAGGATACGCGAACTCATCGAGCATATTGCCGCGCTCGTTGAATTATATGTAGCCCAGCCGCCGCTGCACGGCTTGCCCGTCTGGCCCGAACCTGGCAGCGACGACTGCTTTGTGCCTACCGGCAAAGAGAATTCGCTGCTTAGAGTTTATAGCTTCTTTTCTGGTCACAGCACTGCTAGACAAGCCCACGAGACGCTTCAGGTTGGATGTCGGATATTACACTACCGAAGCGAGCCTATTCCAATAGCCGACAGGTCTCGCCAACAGATCATAGTCTCAACCATCCAAGTTGGCGAAAGATGCTTTATATCCGGCGTACGGTTTGCGAATAAGGACATGGCCAGTCTGATCGGTTATCGTCACTCCACAAACGAGACAACGATCTATTCCCCAGATCAGACGAATATCAGGACCATCCTTGTTGCATTCAGCAGTCAGGGATTAGCTGGCATAAGTTTTACTTTCTCGAACTCAGAGTCGTCCCCGTGGATCGGACAAAGCCACGGGCCGGAAATCGCACTCGGAAATCTAAGCATAGCCGAGACTCACCCCTGCTACCTGGTAGCTGGTTTAGAT TCATTCAAGATAGTCGCGCTTGGAGTGGCTGTAGTCAATTCGGAACCCTCACCGCCAGTCCCACGCGTACACTCTCATCTTTGGCTGCCGGCTGTACCGCACCGCGAGGGTGTCGATTTCAGCACGCTTCTGCCGCCGCAGAGCACGCTGCCCTTTGCACCCCTAATTAGTATCGACTTTGGCGCTCCGCAGGGTCAAGGTTTGGCGGAGCTGACAAGACTCATCTTTTGCATGGGCTCTGGTCCGAATCCGATGCGCGGAGTCAAGGCTGTCTATGCTAATGGGATGTCTCGTCTCTTTGGGTCTGAAAACGGGGCCGAACTTTCCTTCTGCATAGACGGTCCGCACGGTGAGCGTTTAACCAAGATTGCCATCCTTCACCGGGTGGACGAAAACTCTCATAATGATGAGCTTCAGTGTGGCAAAAGCTCAAGCCTCTGTGGACTCCAG ATGTCAACCAACCGAGGTCGCACCGCTACCTTGTCCACGATGGAGAGCCGCCTGGATGCGAAGGTGGCCATtcaagagctgaagaaaacaAAGCCAGGACACGATATCACGGGTTTCATCGCCATCCAAGTG CCGCCGCGAGAGGCCTTCTTAGGGCTTGGCATCCAATGTCAACCATCCCTCGGGCCTTTGCAAGCCTCGGCCATAATGCTCAAAGAGCTCTATAATCCCGACGCCCAATTGCAGCAAGATAACAAGTTTTCCATTTACATCGGCACCCCAAGCGACAGCAATTATCAGACTCACGCTACCTTGCTGGGAGTGCGCAAGATTTCTGCATCCAGAGGAACGCACTGGGGTTCTCGACCATGTACTTGTATCTCTGGCTTGAAGTTCGACTACTACAATGGCACATCAGCTGTAGTGGGGCAATGGTTGGATGAGTTCGAGTCgttgcagcttcagccatTCGAGCATGTCCACTCTCTGGATATATGGGTAACGCCCGCACGACTGACCACGAGCTATCGCTTCCTACAGCAAGGCTGGATTGCCGCTGTGCGCTTTGGAACCACTTTGGCTCAGGGCGTGACGTTCAAACCGCCAGGATCTGATCCTCTATCAGTGCAGCATCTTCATAATGGTTTTGGTGGTGGACCCAGGCAAGAACTT ACCGCAATCTCATGGATTCTTAACGCGTCCCACGACAGAATCCGGGCTGTTAATTCGGACGAAAGCCTTAAGCATACttccctgctgctgcccgAACAGTATCCACCCTTTGACGACGTGCAAAAGCTTTATTTTGAAAACGCCATAACTGGCCGCTCGCCCGATTGGCTTGTCACGGCTGAGGCTTGTTATAAAGGGGATGCAATTCTTGGTCTTATATTTACTTACTCATCTGGTGCCAGGGCAACGATAGGTGACGTTGTAGTCGTTCCCGATACTAGTCAGACAATGCATTTttctccagcctccgagTTCGTTGGCATGTCGGTGAGGGTCAGGAGACGTAATATCCTTGCTTTACAg TTCGAGCTCAAGACTAAGCGCAAACCGGAATCCGATGAGCAGCCTACATCTGACGCTCCTACTGAGTTCAAGACAGTTTGTTTCCAACGAGATGATCAGCCGGGTACGGACGAGCACTGCGACGACCATGAAATAAGAGACCGGAGGAGTACATGGTGTAAGAATACATTGTCGGCTGAGACTTTCACTAGGAAGCGTGTAAGCGACGACGTGTATGCGCCGCCAGCTGGAACAAGACTTGTGGGGCTATATGTGCGCTGTCAGCACTTTGAGTGTCTTGGGGCGTTGTATGAGCCTCTAAATGAGTAA
- a CDS encoding uncharacterized protein (transcript_id=CADANIAT00001102), with product MSRIGVFPAAGGLGSSITKHLQTLVPASQLVLIARKPESLAKEFSAGAAVRRADYDVSSTLEKAFEGIDVLMLISYASFEIKHRVNAHKAAILAAHKSGVKHIFYSSLAFAGDYTDSSVAHVMGAHLATEKFLAELVSTSPRPITYTSIREGLYSESFPIYTNWFDLHNPVDEITIPHDGSGPGVAWVKRDELGEATAKLVAKYATTTNANVAAGFPYVNKIVLLTGPKIYSLNETAEILGRAVGKDVKIREISVDEYAKLDHKGRHTYHGVDLAREWATAWEAIRRGETAVVTPTLKEILGREPEQYEVTIRGMV from the exons ATGTCACGTATTGGAGTCTTCCCTGCTGCCGGTGGCCTCGGATCCAGCATCACCAAGCACCTGCAGACTCTCGTCCCAGCATCTCAACTCGTCCTGATCGCTCGCAAGCCGGAGTCGCTCGCGAAAGAGTTCAGCGCTGGGGCTGCAGTACGCCGCGCAGACTATGACGTTTCTTCGACTCTGGAAAAAGCCTTCGAAGGTATCGATGTGCTTATGCTGATTTCATATGCTTCGTTCGAGATCAAGCATCGTGTCAAT GCCCACAAAGCTGCCATTCTGGCCGCACACAAGAGTGGCGTAAAGCACATCTTCTACTCGTCTCTTGCATTTGCTGGAGACTACACCGATTCATCTGTAGCCCACGTCATGGGCGCGCATCTAGCGACAGAAAAGTTCCTTGCGGAACTTGTCAGCACCAGTCCCAGGCCAATTACGTACACCTCTATCCGGGAAGGCCTCTACTCTGAGTCCTTCCCCATCTACACAAATTGGTTTGATCTGCACAACCCCGTCGACGAAATTACCATCCCGCATGATGGGTCTGGGCCTGGCGTTGCGTGGGTCAAGCGTGACGAACTTGGCGAGGCTACGGCGAAACTCGTTGCCAAATATGCTACGACTACGAATGCCAATGTTGCGGCTGGGTTCCCGTATGTGAACAAGATTGTCCTGCTTACGGGGCCTAAGATTTACTCTCTGAACGAAACTGCGGAGATTCTGGGGAGGGCTGTTGGTAAGGATGTGAAAATCCGGGAAATCAGCGTGGATGAATATGCAAAGCTCGATCATAAGGGGAGACATACATATCACGGCGTTGATTTGGCCCGGGAATGGGCAACAGCCTGGGAAGCTATTCGGCGCGGTGAGACGGCTGTTGTGACGCCAACCCTCAAAGAAATCTTGGGCAGGGAACCGGAGCAGTACGAGGTGACTATCCGGGGCATGGTTTAG
- a CDS encoding uncharacterized protein (transcript_id=CADANIAT00001104), which produces MPQPRSPVTADDLRNLAARYNITIKPGPEEDAYLLLLQSAEALHRIIRDTTDYVHPDLAPVPTRAPRGFRRLSSAENPLNAWSHVSNITAANPINTLLAGRTVVVKDNVSVAGLPTTLGIPAWLHSKAGEYQPSPIDATVVRRLFFAGATLKGTAVCESYSAAPVSFTSATGAVHNPWARGHTAGGSSSGCAALIGQRAVLKESGSAINGPHQGSPTVELAVGGDQGGSIRVPAAYTGVYGLKPTHGLVPYTGAVSLTPMIDHLGPMATKIEDIALMLKVMAGYDGLDSRMTPESPMPGQVKDYPSLVADFIKSAKSTTLQKPVMKVGVLREAFDFPGLSAEVRDTVLQNAKAYFSAAGADILEVSVPMHREAPAIWTVAARTSLADYGLAMKPPGYLSYAPDHIDTQWPPTQEMYDYLSAGNPTIMNLIFSTDYLRETFGTSVEFKGHRKVFELRAAYDAVLSDVDVLITPTVPTVAFEFPSSTKGGTEWGDIGERVTAAVGLSYNTCPFNVTGHPAMNVPCGLGGSDGKKLPIGMQVIGKRWDDEAVLKAAALFEMGRDGL; this is translated from the exons ATGCCGCAGCCTAG GTCCCCGGTCACAGCAGACGACCTGCGAAACCTTGCTGCACGCTACAATATCACTATCAAGCCTGGTCCTGAAGAAGACGCatacctcctcctcctgcaatccGCAGAAGCCCTTCACAGGATCATACGAGATACAACCGACTACGTCCACCCGGATCTCGCTCCAGTTCCTACTAGAGCACCGCGGGGATTCCGCAGACTTTCCAGCGCCGAAAATCCGCTGAATGCTTGGAGCCATGTATCAAACATCACTGCAGCGAATCCAATCAACACTCTACTCGCTGGTCGAACGGTTGTGGTAAAAGATAATGTTTCAGTCGCGGGCCTGCCGACTACACTAGGCATACCTGCTTGGCTCCACTCAAAGGCCGGCGAGTATCAACCCTCACCGATTGATGCGACGGTAGTGCGGAGGTTGTTTTTCGCCGGCGCTACGCTGAAGGGGACCGCGGTCTGCGAGTCTTACTCGGCTGCTCCTGTGTCCTTCACGTCAGCCACTGGCGCAGTGCACAATCCGTGGGCACGAGGTCACACTGCTGGTGGAAGTAGCAGCGGTTGTGCGGCGCTGATAGGACAAAGGGCTGTTTTGAAAGAGTCAGGTTCAGCCATCAACGGACCCCATCAAGGATCCCCTACCGTTGAGCTCGCAGTTGGAGGCGACCAAGGAGGATCAATCCGTGTTCCGGCTGCGTACACAGGGGTCTATGGGCTCAAGCCAACGCATGGTCTTGTTCCATACACTGGAGCTGTCTCCTTAACACCCATGATTGACCACTTGGGGCCAATGGCCACCAAGATCGAAGATATAGCACTCATGCTGAAAGTTATGGCTGGATACGACGGGCTCGATTCACGTATGACACCGGAGTCGCCAATGCCAGGACAAGTAAAAGACTACCCATCCTTGGTCGCCGACTTCATCAAGAGTGCAAAGAGTACTACATTACAAAAGCCGGTGATGAAGGTGGGTGTACTCCGGGAGGCCTTTGACTTCCCCGGCCTCTCCGCTGAAGTGCGTGACACCGTCCTGCAAAACGCAAAAGCATACTTCTCAGCCGCAGGCGCAGACATCCTCGAAGTATCTGTCCCCATGCACCGCGAAGCCCCTGCAATCTGGACCGTCGCGGCACGAACTTCGCTAGCTGATTACGGCCTCGCCATGAAGCCGCCCGGCTACCTCTCGTACGCCCCCGATCATATCGATACGCAGTGGCCGCCAACCCAGGAGATGTATGATTACCTTAGCGCTGGGAATCCGACGATCATGAATCTCATCTTTAGCACGGACTACCTGCGCGAGACATTTGGAACAAGTGTGGAATTTAAGGGCCACCGGAAGGTCTTCGAGCTCCGCGCTGCATATGACGCTGTCCTGTCCGATGTTGATGTCCTTATAACGCCGACTGTTCCGACCGTCGCTTTTGAATTCCCATCAAGCACAAAGGGGGGCACCGAATGGGGAGATATTGGGGAGAGAGTGACGGCGGCAGTGGGGTTGAGCTATAACACTTGTCCGTTCAACGTCACGGGGCATCCGGCCATGAATGTGCCTTGCGGGCTTGGTGGTAGTGACGGTAAGAAGCTGCCGATTGGAATGCAGGTTATTGGCAAGAGGTGGGATGATGAAGCGGTGTTGAAGGCTGCGGCGTTGTTTGAGATGGGGAGGGATGGACTTTGA